A region from the Geobacter benzoatilyticus genome encodes:
- the sfsA gene encoding DNA/RNA nuclease SfsA gives MRLPFPLYPGTLIRRYQRFLADVQLDDGTTVTAHCPNSGSMKGCNIPGSPVWLSKSTNPARKLAYTWELVMADGFWAGINTGLPNRLVREGIEEGTVVELQGYGSIRPEVRYGQERSRIDLLLEGETGRCWVEVKNVTLVEGGRALFPDSVTERGQKHLRELMEMVRHGDRGVIFFVVQRGDGDGVAPADAIDPEYGRLLRLAVASGVEALAYRALVTPEEIRLTERLPVFL, from the coding sequence ATGCGACTACCTTTCCCCCTATACCCCGGCACCCTCATCCGCCGCTACCAGCGGTTTCTCGCCGACGTACAACTGGACGACGGCACCACCGTCACTGCCCACTGCCCCAACTCGGGAAGCATGAAGGGATGCAACATCCCCGGCAGCCCTGTCTGGCTCTCGAAGAGCACAAATCCGGCCCGGAAGCTGGCCTACACCTGGGAACTGGTCATGGCCGACGGCTTCTGGGCCGGCATCAACACGGGGCTGCCGAACCGTCTGGTGCGGGAGGGCATCGAAGAGGGCACCGTGGTTGAGCTTCAGGGGTACGGAAGCATCCGCCCGGAAGTGCGCTACGGCCAGGAACGGAGCCGAATTGACCTCCTCCTGGAAGGTGAGACCGGACGCTGCTGGGTGGAAGTTAAGAACGTGACCCTGGTAGAAGGTGGGCGGGCGCTTTTCCCCGACTCAGTGACGGAGCGGGGGCAGAAGCATCTGCGGGAGCTGATGGAGATGGTGCGGCACGGCGATCGCGGGGTGATCTTCTTCGTGGTGCAGCGGGGGGATGGCGACGGGGTGGCGCCGGCCGACGCCATCGATCCGGAATACGGACGACTATTGCGGCTGGCCGTGGCAAGCGGAGTGGAGGCCCTGGCCTACCGGGCACTGGTAACGCCGGAGGAGATCCGGCTCACGGAGCGGTTGCCGGTTTTTTTGTAG
- a CDS encoding ATP-binding protein has translation MFEQAIVDQNPHWGGQPYNEGVRRDVLGKILEFLDLPHIISLVGVRRAGKSTIARQAINYLMGEKGINPKNILFLNLETPQFSRFRNDVASLERIYDDYLKLAAPEGTVYCFLDEVHFFPEWQVFVKDRFERKGIKFIVTGSNSRLLSSEFITLLSGRALPVEVFPFSFAEFARARGLDVGDRLEALRDRHRFRGVFDEYLRFGGFPEIAFIEDSALRKEVLVMYARNILYQDIAPRFGVKKAQELENLFFYLTSNVASLYSFNRLAALVGLTDKTVKEYLSFFADAHLLFTLDSFDFSVKEQIRSPKKIYAIDTGMAAATAFSFSENFGHYLENLVFLALRQQGREIYYYKTATGLEVDFVCREKGALTEFIQVARDLQGEKTRTRELKALFRALEETGLQSGTIVTYEDEDEISEGGRTIRVVPAYRYFCG, from the coding sequence ATGTTCGAGCAGGCGATTGTCGACCAGAACCCCCATTGGGGTGGCCAACCCTACAACGAAGGTGTGCGAAGGGATGTTCTAGGTAAGATTCTAGAATTCCTTGACCTTCCGCATATCATCTCACTTGTCGGAGTACGCCGTGCGGGCAAAAGCACCATTGCCCGGCAGGCAATCAACTACCTCATGGGCGAAAAGGGGATCAACCCGAAGAATATTCTCTTTCTCAACCTGGAAACTCCCCAGTTCAGTCGCTTTCGCAACGATGTCGCTTCCCTGGAGCGGATCTACGATGATTATCTGAAACTCGCCGCTCCCGAGGGAACGGTCTACTGTTTTCTGGACGAGGTTCACTTCTTTCCCGAGTGGCAGGTCTTCGTCAAGGACCGCTTCGAGCGGAAAGGGATCAAGTTTATTGTCACCGGCTCCAATTCCCGCCTCCTGTCCTCGGAGTTCATTACGCTTCTTTCAGGTCGGGCGCTTCCCGTTGAGGTGTTTCCCTTTTCTTTCGCCGAGTTCGCCCGTGCCAGGGGGCTTGATGTCGGCGACCGTCTCGAAGCGCTGCGGGATAGGCATCGCTTCAGGGGGGTGTTTGACGAATATCTCCGGTTCGGCGGTTTCCCGGAAATTGCATTTATCGAGGACAGTGCCCTGAGGAAAGAAGTTCTCGTCATGTATGCCCGGAATATCCTCTACCAGGACATCGCGCCCCGCTTCGGCGTGAAGAAAGCACAGGAACTGGAAAATCTCTTCTTTTACCTGACGTCCAACGTGGCGTCACTCTATTCATTCAATCGTCTGGCTGCGCTCGTGGGGCTGACCGACAAGACGGTGAAGGAGTATCTCTCGTTCTTTGCCGATGCACATCTGCTCTTTACTCTCGATTCCTTTGATTTTTCGGTAAAGGAGCAGATCAGGAGTCCGAAGAAGATCTACGCAATCGATACCGGCATGGCTGCGGCAACGGCTTTCAGCTTCTCGGAAAACTTCGGTCATTACCTGGAAAATCTGGTCTTTCTTGCGCTGCGGCAGCAGGGGCGGGAGATTTACTATTACAAGACCGCCACCGGCCTGGAGGTTGATTTCGTCTGCCGGGAGAAGGGGGCTTTAACCGAGTTCATTCAGGTTGCCAGAGATCTTCAGGGAGAGAAAACCAGAACCCGCGAACTCAAAGCTCTTTTCCGGGCTCTTGAAGAGACGGGATTACAAAGCGGTACGATTGTTACCTATGAGGATGAGGATGAAATCAGCGAAGGGGGGAGAACCATACGAGTTGTGCCCGCATATCGGTATTTCTGCGGCTGA
- a CDS encoding cytochrome C → MKKWFIALLLVTVSIFFVQMALAEKMAHKEYASTPIADCNSCHKGEGVAPNHDSDWLRNHRVLASKAGNNCAQCHTQSWCLDCHSGGGIERDLATRNYNRDYVPKSHRSNFISIHPNKALDNPQSCNRCHEPSYCNECHARFPKGSMRIKSHLRSGNTKSYIWNSEHASEARRNLQSCQACHPDGDECVKCHGTVGKGGTGINPHPRKFKGDNIIERSDRSCRKCHKL, encoded by the coding sequence GTGAAGAAATGGTTCATAGCACTGCTGCTTGTTACCGTATCGATCTTCTTTGTGCAGATGGCCCTTGCTGAAAAAATGGCCCACAAAGAATACGCCTCGACCCCCATTGCAGATTGTAACAGCTGTCACAAAGGCGAAGGGGTCGCACCCAATCACGACAGTGACTGGCTCCGCAATCACCGGGTGCTTGCCAGCAAGGCGGGCAACAACTGCGCCCAGTGCCACACTCAGTCATGGTGCCTGGATTGCCATTCCGGCGGCGGCATCGAGCGGGATCTTGCAACCCGCAACTACAATCGCGACTACGTTCCGAAAAGCCATCGCAGCAACTTTATCAGCATCCACCCGAACAAGGCGCTGGATAACCCGCAGAGCTGCAATCGCTGCCACGAGCCTTCCTACTGCAACGAGTGCCACGCCCGGTTCCCGAAAGGGTCCATGCGGATCAAGTCGCACTTGAGAAGCGGCAACACCAAAAGCTACATCTGGAACAGTGAACATGCGAGTGAAGCACGCAGGAACCTCCAATCATGCCAGGCCTGTCATCCCGATGGTGACGAGTGCGTAAAATGTCACGGTACTGTCGGCAAGGGTGGGACGGGCATCAACCCGCACCCGAGAAAATTCAAGGGTGACAACATTATTGAACGGAGCGACCGGTCTTGCCGGAAGTGCCACAAGCTCTAG
- a CDS encoding TetR/AcrR family transcriptional regulator, whose protein sequence is MDRTVGSCSVTRERILDTAIGLFSTKGYAGATTREIARQAGVAEVTLFRHFASKEKLFEAVISHYSALPGLKSLLPKALELPYEEALNRMADLLLDTLIQLKDWIRIMHAEVLHSPDKLMGIFHSFLDEIFDFFASYFRELQKRGELRDFDPEMAARVFHSMFYCFFNMEELLGRKHHRATDRNKAVKEFVTLFIHGILARPWSFADGNV, encoded by the coding sequence ATGGATAGAACCGTAGGCAGCTGTTCCGTTACCCGTGAACGGATACTGGATACAGCCATAGGGCTCTTCTCGACGAAGGGGTATGCCGGGGCCACGACCCGGGAAATTGCCCGCCAGGCTGGAGTGGCTGAGGTCACTCTTTTCAGGCATTTTGCGTCCAAGGAGAAGCTTTTTGAGGCCGTTATCTCCCATTACTCCGCCCTTCCAGGCCTCAAATCACTGCTGCCCAAGGCGTTGGAGCTGCCCTACGAGGAAGCATTGAACAGGATGGCAGACCTGCTTCTCGATACGCTGATTCAGCTGAAAGACTGGATCAGGATCATGCATGCCGAGGTGTTGCACTCGCCCGACAAATTGATGGGCATATTCCACTCGTTTCTCGATGAGATATTCGATTTTTTTGCCTCCTACTTCCGCGAGCTCCAGAAGCGGGGCGAATTGCGGGACTTTGATCCGGAGATGGCGGCGCGGGTTTTTCACAGCATGTTTTACTGCTTTTTCAATATGGAGGAACTGCTGGGGCGCAAGCACCACCGGGCAACAGACCGCAACAAAGCTGTAAAAGAATTTGTAACCCTGTTTATCCACGGGATTCTGGCACGCCCTTGGTCTTTTGCTGACGGAAACGTTTGA
- a CDS encoding surface-adhesin E family protein, whose product MTIKRHIRTLAISTVMMAVSIPSLAADNSWEIIDDNPAASTYSYDSTSVAEAEEGLVTVWTRVVYTDEGKADALDTIGNPPEFKDLTSTDFLYTINCSEGMSRLEKVIHRKGNGEIIKEYSLAGKTPWTELEGETRMSLLREAVCDQP is encoded by the coding sequence ATGACAATCAAGAGGCATATCAGAACACTGGCGATTTCGACTGTTATGATGGCCGTGTCCATCCCGTCGTTAGCTGCCGACAACTCGTGGGAGATCATTGACGATAATCCCGCTGCTTCAACCTATTCCTACGATTCAACCTCTGTTGCCGAAGCAGAAGAAGGTCTCGTCACTGTCTGGACCAGAGTCGTATATACCGACGAAGGAAAGGCCGATGCCCTCGATACCATCGGTAACCCCCCTGAGTTCAAAGATCTTACCTCCACAGACTTCCTCTATACCATTAATTGCTCTGAAGGTATGAGCCGCTTGGAAAAAGTAATCCACCGCAAAGGAAATGGCGAAATTATCAAGGAGTATTCTCTAGCCGGCAAGACCCCTTGGACGGAGCTCGAGGGCGAAACGCGGATGAGCCTGCTTCGCGAAGCTGTTTGTGACCAGCCTTAG